The following are encoded in a window of Planktothrix sp. FACHB-1365 genomic DNA:
- a CDS encoding DedA family protein — protein MTEWITNTMASLGYLGIGLLMFLENLFPPIPSELIMPLAGYTVSQGKMEMLPAILAGVIGTILGAFPWYYAGKFVGEERLRQLADKYGKWITVSGADIDKANNWFTRYGGRAVFLCRLVPGVRTIISLPAGLNDMPLIPFLIYSTIGTALWVSFLTGAGYLLGDHYELVDEYLGPVSKIVLLSLIILFGLWVIRKNMRKSAE, from the coding sequence ATGACTGAATGGATTACGAATACAATGGCTTCCCTGGGTTATCTGGGAATTGGCTTATTAATGTTTTTAGAAAATCTGTTTCCCCCCATTCCGTCTGAGTTAATTATGCCCTTAGCGGGTTATACGGTTTCCCAGGGAAAAATGGAAATGTTACCTGCTATTTTAGCGGGAGTTATCGGAACAATATTAGGGGCATTTCCTTGGTATTATGCAGGTAAATTCGTTGGAGAAGAACGCTTAAGACAGTTAGCAGATAAATACGGAAAATGGATTACAGTGTCGGGTGCAGATATCGATAAAGCAAATAATTGGTTTACTCGATATGGCGGTAGGGCCGTTTTTTTATGTCGTTTAGTTCCTGGGGTGAGAACTATTATTTCCTTACCTGCGGGTCTTAACGATATGCCCTTAATTCCCTTTCTGATTTATTCTACCATTGGCACAGCCCTTTGGGTGAGTTTCTTAACAGGTGCAGGCTATTTGTTAGGTGACCATTATGAGTTAGTTGATGAATATTTAGGCCCGGTTTCTAAGATTGTATTATTAAGTTTAATCATTTTGTTTGGACTTTGGGTGATTCGCAAAAATATGAGAAAAAGTGCAGAATAG
- the obgE gene encoding GTPase ObgE produces the protein MQFIDQVEIEVEGGKGGDGVVAFRREKYVPAGGPAGGNGGKGGSVILVAVEHLQTLLDFQYNHKFQAGHGTRGGPKNMTGANGTDRLIQVPLGTVVYDANTDEMLGDLVEKNQQLCVAAGGKGGLGNKYFLSNRNRAPEYALPGLEGENRRLRLELKLLAEVGIIGLPNAGKSTLISALSAARPKIADYPFTTLIPNLGVVRKPTGDGTVFADIPGLIEGAHLGAGLGHEFLRHIERTRVLLHLIDITDSNPIENYHTIQEELKAYGRGLGERPQIVAFNKVDAVDVDSEEIQALASQLQQLHQSPIFMISAVAGIGLDSLLQEVWQQLDQLSASEKNQLQVSQF, from the coding sequence ATGCAATTTATTGATCAAGTTGAAATTGAAGTCGAAGGCGGAAAAGGAGGCGATGGAGTCGTTGCCTTTCGACGGGAAAAATATGTTCCGGCTGGGGGCCCTGCGGGTGGCAATGGTGGGAAAGGGGGTTCAGTGATATTAGTCGCCGTTGAACATTTACAAACCTTGTTAGATTTTCAATATAATCATAAATTTCAAGCGGGTCATGGAACCAGAGGCGGCCCTAAAAATATGACGGGGGCGAATGGAACAGATCGTTTGATTCAAGTGCCATTAGGAACTGTTGTTTATGATGCCAATACCGATGAGATGTTAGGGGATTTAGTTGAAAAAAATCAACAGCTTTGTGTGGCAGCCGGAGGAAAAGGAGGGTTAGGGAATAAATACTTTTTAAGTAATCGAAATCGTGCTCCAGAATACGCTTTACCCGGTTTAGAAGGAGAAAACCGACGGTTAAGATTAGAATTAAAATTATTAGCAGAAGTTGGAATTATTGGTTTACCCAATGCCGGAAAATCCACCTTAATTTCGGCGTTATCGGCTGCCCGTCCCAAAATTGCGGATTATCCCTTTACCACCTTAATTCCTAACTTAGGAGTGGTGAGAAAACCCACCGGAGACGGAACAGTATTTGCGGATATTCCGGGGTTAATTGAAGGTGCTCATTTAGGGGCAGGTTTAGGGCATGAATTTTTACGCCATATTGAACGAACTCGCGTATTATTGCATTTAATTGATATTACCGATAGTAATCCGATTGAAAATTATCATACCATTCAAGAGGAATTAAAAGCTTATGGCAGAGGATTAGGAGAACGTCCCCAAATTGTCGCATTTAATAAAGTGGATGCGGTGGATGTAGACAGCGAAGAAATTCAAGCCCTGGCTTCTCAATTGCAACAATTACATCAAAGCCCTATTTTCATGATTTCTGCGGTGGCTGGAATAGGTTTAGATAGCTTATTACAAGAGGTTTGGCAACAGTTAGATCAACTTTCGGCTTCAGAAAAAAATCAGTTACAAGTCAGTCAATTTTGA
- the dcm gene encoding DNA (cytosine-5-)-methyltransferase — protein MRYIDLFCGIGGFRIAINQALTAININPKCVFSSDIDADAQNIYQMNFGEQPAGDITQIAAEDIPDHDILLAGFPCQPFSICGQLKGFEDTRGTLFFDIARILASKKPNYFILENVKQLVGHNQGKTLKAIIEVLEELGYTVEYKVLNALDCGLPQKRERIFIVGYRQPLTFQWNIQKIPMKPLTNILEPQVSDFYYASEKIRNSRLVKYQGKIDTEPTIWHENKAGHISAYPYSCALRAGASYNYLLVNGQRRLTEREMLRLQGFPDEFKLVASYSTSRRLIGNSVTVPCVVFVLNCLLNQ, from the coding sequence ATGAGATATATTGATTTGTTTTGTGGAATTGGTGGATTTAGAATTGCGATTAATCAAGCATTAACCGCTATAAATATTAATCCCAAGTGTGTATTTTCCTCAGATATTGATGCTGATGCTCAAAACATCTATCAGATGAATTTTGGGGAACAACCCGCCGGAGATATTACCCAAATTGCAGCAGAGGATATTCCTGACCATGATATTCTATTGGCGGGGTTTCCTTGTCAACCCTTTAGTATTTGTGGACAACTGAAAGGGTTTGAAGATACCAGAGGAACGTTGTTTTTTGACATTGCTCGAATTTTAGCGTCTAAAAAACCTAATTACTTTATCTTAGAAAACGTTAAACAGTTAGTTGGACATAACCAAGGAAAAACCTTAAAAGCTATTATTGAAGTTTTAGAAGAATTGGGTTATACTGTTGAATATAAAGTGTTAAATGCTTTAGATTGTGGATTACCCCAAAAACGAGAACGGATTTTTATTGTGGGTTATCGTCAACCGTTAACCTTTCAATGGAATATTCAAAAAATACCGATGAAACCCTTAACCAATATTTTAGAACCGCAAGTTTCAGACTTTTATTATGCGTCTGAAAAAATCCGTAACAGTCGTTTAGTAAAATATCAAGGAAAAATCGATACTGAACCGACAATTTGGCACGAAAATAAAGCCGGTCATATTAGTGCTTATCCTTATTCCTGTGCTTTAAGAGCCGGAGCATCCTATAATTATTTATTAGTGAATGGACAACGACGGTTAACGGAGCGAGAAATGCTACGTTTGCAAGGGTTTCCCGACGAGTTTAAACTGGTAGCTTCCTATTCAACTTCTCGTCGGTTAATTGGGAATAGTGTGACCGTTCCTTGTGTGGTTTTTGTGTTGAATTGTTTGTTAAATCAATAG
- the psb32 gene encoding photosystem II repair protein Psb32 — protein sequence MIQQLKTRLNWGNLLPGFMISLFLTVIVGFWTTPALATGVYQVPALSSPSDTWVVEMDDVLSRSTEGRLNNTLSDLAKKTGYEVRFLTVHRLDYGETIDSFAEQVFKKWFPTPETAANQTLLVLDTINNNSAIQTGEKTQSLLTNEIAESVAQDTLKYPLRKGDKYNEAFIAASDRIATVLSGEPDPGAPLEEDNINVDSTFKSAEETNDTSATIIVVVLLIVATVVPMATYYYFQGNRS from the coding sequence ATGATACAACAGCTTAAAACAAGATTAAATTGGGGAAACTTATTACCGGGATTCATGATTTCCCTATTTTTAACGGTTATCGTTGGATTTTGGACAACTCCAGCTTTAGCAACAGGGGTTTATCAAGTTCCGGCGTTATCCTCGCCCAGTGATACTTGGGTTGTGGAAATGGACGACGTTCTCAGCCGCAGTACGGAAGGACGTTTAAATAATACCTTATCGGACTTAGCAAAAAAAACAGGCTATGAAGTTCGGTTTTTGACGGTTCACCGTTTAGATTATGGAGAAACCATTGATAGTTTTGCTGAACAAGTGTTTAAAAAATGGTTTCCGACTCCAGAAACGGCTGCCAATCAAACCTTGTTAGTTTTGGATACAATCAACAATAATAGTGCAATTCAAACTGGAGAAAAAACCCAATCCTTATTAACGAATGAAATTGCTGAAAGCGTCGCCCAAGACACCTTAAAATATCCCCTTCGTAAAGGAGATAAATATAATGAAGCGTTTATTGCAGCCAGCGATCGTATTGCGACTGTATTATCAGGAGAACCTGATCCGGGTGCACCCCTAGAAGAAGATAATATTAACGTTGACAGTACCTTTAAATCCGCCGAAGAAACCAACGATACCAGTGCTACAATTATTGTTGTGGTTCTGTTAATCGTAGCAACGGTTGTTCCCATGGCAACCTATTATTATTTCCAAGGAAATCGCAGCTAA
- a CDS encoding ABC transporter ATP-binding protein: protein MPNLFDVEQLRVAYPHSRTPQSWAVNDVSFSLQPGERLGLVGESGCGKSTIGRAVMRLLPHTSQIEGQVRFEGQPVFDMDAKRLRQFRGEAVALVFQDPMTRLDPLMTIGDHCLETLQAHRPQLSNSQAKNKALEILEAVKIPANRWSQYPHEFSGGMRQRVAIALALLLDPKLIVADEPTTSLDVTVSAQILKELTRLCEQRGTAILLISHDLAMVGEYCHKIAVMYQGKMVEMGASQTVFQSPQHPYTQSLLKSALHLQDIENKEANPTLETPGSSGQPLLSLKNLQQYYTLESSFLQQLFSKEKKSVIKAVDGINLELYPGEILGLVGESGCGKSTLSRTILQLIRATNGSVEFLGTDLTQLSREQVRKYRRQMQMVFQDPHACLNPMMTVGESIADPLLIHQLATPEEAKTQVLAMLDRVGLTPIEEYYQRYPGELSGGQQQRVAIARALMTHPQLLICDEPVSMLDASVQAQVLELMLELKQEFNLTYLFITHDLWVARFLCDRIAVMNQGKIVELGATEDLFTNPQHPYTQTLLSAVPSLSKLEQEII from the coding sequence ATGCCAAATTTGTTTGATGTTGAACAGTTGAGGGTTGCTTATCCCCACTCCCGAACGCCGCAAAGTTGGGCTGTGAATGATGTCTCCTTTTCCCTACAACCGGGAGAACGTCTAGGACTGGTGGGGGAGTCCGGTTGTGGGAAATCCACCATTGGACGGGCGGTGATGCGGTTGTTACCCCACACCAGTCAAATTGAAGGACAAGTGAGATTTGAAGGACAACCCGTGTTTGATATGGATGCAAAACGGTTGCGTCAGTTTCGCGGGGAAGCTGTGGCTTTAGTTTTTCAAGACCCAATGACTCGCCTTGACCCGTTGATGACCATTGGTGATCATTGTTTAGAAACTTTACAAGCCCATCGTCCGCAATTATCCAATTCTCAAGCTAAAAATAAAGCTTTAGAAATATTAGAAGCGGTGAAAATTCCTGCAAATCGTTGGTCACAATATCCCCATGAATTTAGTGGCGGAATGCGTCAACGGGTAGCGATCGCTTTAGCTTTATTATTAGATCCCAAATTAATTGTTGCGGATGAACCGACCACCAGTTTAGATGTCACCGTTTCGGCTCAAATTTTAAAGGAATTAACTCGACTTTGTGAACAACGAGGAACCGCAATTTTATTAATTTCCCATGATTTAGCGATGGTTGGAGAATATTGCCATAAAATTGCTGTCATGTACCAAGGAAAAATGGTAGAAATGGGAGCCTCTCAAACGGTTTTTCAATCTCCCCAACATCCCTACACCCAATCTTTATTAAAATCGGCGTTACATTTACAGGATATTGAAAATAAAGAAGCAAATCCGACTTTAGAAACGCCTGGATCTTCGGGTCAACCTTTATTATCCCTTAAAAATTTACAACAATATTATACCCTAGAATCGAGCTTTTTACAACAACTTTTTTCCAAAGAAAAAAAATCTGTAATTAAAGCTGTTGATGGGATTAATTTAGAATTATATCCAGGGGAAATATTGGGTTTAGTCGGAGAGTCAGGGTGTGGAAAAAGTACCCTCTCCCGAACGATTTTACAACTAATTCGGGCAACAAATGGCAGTGTCGAATTTTTAGGTACTGATTTAACTCAATTATCCCGTGAACAGGTACGAAAATATCGCCGTCAAATGCAAATGGTATTTCAAGATCCCCATGCTTGTTTAAACCCGATGATGACCGTTGGTGAAAGTATTGCTGACCCGCTTTTAATTCATCAATTAGCCACACCAGAGGAGGCTAAAACACAAGTTTTAGCGATGTTAGACCGGGTAGGATTAACACCAATCGAGGAATATTATCAACGCTATCCAGGGGAATTATCCGGCGGACAACAACAACGAGTTGCGATCGCGAGAGCCTTAATGACTCATCCCCAATTATTAATTTGTGATGAACCTGTGAGTATGTTAGATGCTAGTGTTCAAGCTCAAGTTTTAGAATTAATGTTAGAATTAAAACAAGAGTTTAATTTAACCTATTTATTTATTACCCATGATTTATGGGTGGCGAGGTTTTTATGCGATCGCATTGCGGTAATGAATCAAGGTAAAATTGTTGAATTAGGGGCAACAGAAGACCTGTTTACTAATCCTCAACATCCCTACACCCAAACTTTATTATCGGCTGTTCCTTCCCTTTCTAAATTAGAGCAGGAAATCATTTAA
- a CDS encoding FAD-dependent oxidoreductase, translated as MKKLVLIGGGHSHAIILKKWGINPLSEVELTLITNVVKTPYSGMLPGYIAGFYTFDQCHINLPSLAQFCQAKIYIDQAINLDLEKNLVICENHSPIPFDLVSIDIGSTPATLTIPGAREQTIAVKPISQFLQYWQQLVDEIQQNPEQKIRLAIVGGGAGGVELALNIHSHLTQIYQQANQPLNQLELHLIHQGERLLSERHPSLSQKVETILKNRNIYLHLNQTVDQVEATQNLIKRIRCKSGLTLDCDRIFWVTQASASPWLKQTGLTTDKRGFILVNDNLQSISHPQVFATGDIATMVNYPRPKAGVFAVRQGQPLLENLKRSLQEKPLKPFIPQQEFLILIGTGDRKALASKGWFNMGPNSLFWRWKDYLDQKFMRQFRL; from the coding sequence ATGAAAAAATTAGTCTTAATTGGTGGCGGACATAGCCATGCGATCATCCTGAAAAAATGGGGGATCAATCCTTTATCAGAAGTTGAATTAACCTTAATTACAAATGTTGTAAAAACTCCTTATTCAGGGATGTTACCCGGTTATATTGCCGGGTTTTATACCTTTGATCAATGTCATATTAATTTACCGTCCTTAGCTCAATTTTGCCAAGCCAAAATTTATATTGATCAAGCCATTAATTTAGATTTAGAAAAAAATCTAGTGATTTGTGAAAATCATTCTCCTATTCCCTTTGATCTGGTATCGATTGATATTGGCAGCACCCCCGCAACCTTAACCATTCCCGGCGCAAGAGAACAGACTATTGCGGTTAAACCCATCTCCCAATTTTTGCAATATTGGCAGCAATTAGTTGATGAAATTCAGCAAAATCCTGAACAAAAAATCCGGTTAGCAATTGTTGGAGGAGGTGCGGGAGGAGTAGAATTAGCACTTAATATTCACAGTCATCTCACGCAAATTTATCAACAAGCTAATCAACCCTTAAATCAGTTAGAATTACATCTGATACATCAAGGTGAACGCTTATTATCTGAACGTCACCCGTCCTTAAGTCAAAAAGTAGAAACGATTCTAAAAAATCGGAATATTTATTTACACTTAAACCAAACCGTTGATCAAGTTGAAGCAACTCAAAATTTGATTAAAAGAATTCGCTGTAAATCAGGATTAACCTTAGACTGCGATCGCATTTTTTGGGTAACACAAGCATCAGCATCCCCTTGGTTAAAACAAACCGGACTAACAACAGATAAACGGGGATTTATTCTAGTCAATGATAACTTACAATCTATTTCCCATCCCCAAGTTTTCGCCACCGGAGATATCGCCACAATGGTTAATTATCCCCGACCCAAAGCCGGAGTTTTTGCAGTCCGTCAAGGTCAACCCTTATTAGAAAATTTAAAACGAAGTTTACAAGAAAAACCCCTAAAACCCTTTATCCCTCAACAGGAATTTTTAATTTTAATTGGGACAGGAGATCGAAAAGCACTCGCTTCTAAGGGATGGTTTAATATGGGGCCTAATTCGTTATTTTGGCGATGGAAAGATTATCTGGATCAAAAATTCATGAGACAATTTAGGCTGTAA
- the dcm gene encoding DNA (cytosine-5-)-methyltransferase: MKTLKFIDLFAGIGGIRLAFETAASSLGFQPQCLLSSEINQDSRWVYQANFKENPLGDIRTIEQLPEHDVLLAGFPCQSFSYAGKKEGFGDTRGTLFFEIMRLIDTNKPQIIILENVRGIQTNDQGKTIQTIEYEIKKRGYSFQLFLLNSCNFGLPQNRLRAYIIAVLGQAPKFNIISDTGPQDSHSYIQQLSLFQQHQFSSVKTILEDDPDPKYDCSPVFIEQLKKHLKGDLEKLHGKRLIDYRGGNSIHSWELGLKGECSPQEIELMNRFILKRRNKEFGEEQDGKLLTKAQIATFFNPPDLDDILQSLVNKKYLKVINHQYKPVSGNFSFEVYKFLDPESIAVTLVASDANKLGVYHNHRVRRITPREAARLQGFPDHFCLHYHDDKAYYQLGNSVSINVVEFIVKEVLLKVFVGVIASQT; encoded by the coding sequence ATGAAAACCCTTAAATTTATTGATTTATTTGCCGGAATTGGGGGAATCCGACTTGCTTTTGAAACAGCAGCTTCATCATTAGGATTTCAACCTCAATGTTTACTGAGTAGCGAAATTAATCAAGATTCAAGATGGGTTTATCAAGCTAATTTTAAAGAAAACCCTTTAGGTGATATTAGAACAATTGAACAATTACCCGAACATGATGTTTTACTGGCGGGTTTTCCTTGTCAATCTTTTTCTTATGCAGGTAAAAAAGAAGGCTTTGGGGATACGAGAGGAACATTATTTTTTGAGATTATGAGATTAATAGATACCAATAAACCTCAGATTATAATATTAGAGAATGTACGAGGAATTCAGACCAATGATCAAGGTAAAACCATTCAAACGATAGAATATGAAATAAAAAAAAGAGGCTATAGTTTTCAATTATTTTTATTGAATAGCTGCAATTTTGGTTTACCTCAAAATCGATTAAGAGCTTACATCATTGCAGTCTTAGGACAAGCCCCAAAATTCAATATTATCTCTGATACAGGGCCACAGGATTCTCATTCTTATATCCAGCAACTTTCTCTATTTCAACAGCATCAATTTTCTAGCGTCAAAACAATTTTAGAAGATGATCCTGATCCTAAATATGATTGTTCTCCTGTTTTTATTGAACAGTTAAAAAAACATTTGAAAGGTGATTTAGAAAAGCTACATGGAAAAAGATTAATTGATTATCGCGGGGGAAACTCTATACACTCTTGGGAATTGGGTTTAAAAGGAGAATGTAGTCCCCAGGAAATTGAGTTAATGAATCGTTTTATTTTGAAAAGACGGAATAAAGAATTTGGGGAGGAACAAGATGGAAAACTTTTAACGAAAGCTCAAATCGCTACGTTTTTTAATCCTCCTGATTTAGATGATATTCTTCAATCATTAGTCAATAAAAAATATCTTAAAGTTATTAATCATCAATATAAACCTGTTAGTGGTAATTTTTCATTTGAGGTATATAAATTTTTAGATCCTGAATCAATTGCTGTGACTTTGGTAGCCAGTGATGCGAATAAGTTAGGGGTTTACCATAATCATCGTGTTCGTCGGATTACGCCGCGTGAAGCGGCTCGTTTACAAGGTTTTCCCGATCATTTTTGTCTACATTATCATGATGATAAGGCTTATTATCAATTGGGAAATTCTGTTAGTATTAATGTGGTGGAGTTTATTGTTAAGGAAGTTTTGCTAAAGGTATTTGTTGGTGTGATCGCCTCACAAACATAA
- the ahcY gene encoding adenosylhomocysteinase has translation MTATTVRTNYEIKDPSLAPKGKQRIEWAGREMPVLRLIQERFAQEKPFAGLRLAACCHVTTETAHLAIALKLGGADAVLIASNPLSTQDDVAASLVVDYEIPVYAIKGEDAETYTRHVQKALDHRPNIIIDDGSDVVATLIQERQDQIQDIIGTTEETTTGIVRLKAMLRDGVLTFPAMNVNDADTKHFFDNRYGTGQSTLDGIIRATNILLAGKNIVVAGYGWCGKGTALRARGLGANVIVTEIDSVRAIEAVMDGFRVMPMEEAAPLGDIFITVTGNKHVIRGEHFDVMKDGAMVCNSGHFDIEIDLKTLAAKATEIKEVRNFTQEYKLNNGKSVVVLGEGRLINLAAAEGHPSAVMDMSFANQALACEYLVKNKGELEAGIHSIPKDVDEEIARLKLVAMGIKIDSLTTEQIEYINSWTSGT, from the coding sequence ATGACTGCAACAACTGTCCGTACTAACTACGAAATTAAAGACCCCTCCCTGGCGCCGAAAGGAAAACAACGCATTGAATGGGCAGGACGTGAAATGCCTGTGCTGCGCCTCATTCAAGAACGCTTCGCCCAAGAAAAACCCTTTGCAGGTCTGCGGTTAGCCGCCTGTTGCCACGTGACAACAGAAACCGCCCATTTAGCCATTGCTTTAAAATTGGGTGGTGCCGATGCGGTGTTAATTGCCAGTAACCCTCTGTCTACCCAGGATGATGTTGCAGCAAGTTTAGTTGTTGACTACGAAATTCCGGTTTATGCCATTAAAGGGGAAGACGCCGAAACCTATACTCGCCACGTCCAGAAAGCTTTAGATCATCGTCCTAATATTATTATTGATGATGGTAGTGATGTTGTAGCTACGTTAATTCAAGAACGTCAAGATCAAATTCAAGATATTATTGGCACAACGGAAGAAACCACAACGGGAATTGTGCGTTTAAAAGCGATGTTAAGAGATGGCGTGTTAACCTTCCCCGCCATGAACGTTAATGATGCTGATACCAAACATTTCTTTGATAACCGTTATGGTACAGGTCAATCAACATTAGATGGAATTATCCGCGCCACGAATATTTTATTAGCGGGTAAAAATATTGTCGTTGCGGGTTATGGTTGGTGTGGAAAAGGTACTGCACTGCGGGCACGGGGTTTAGGTGCTAATGTGATTGTAACGGAAATTGACTCGGTTCGCGCTATTGAAGCGGTGATGGATGGCTTCCGCGTTATGCCGATGGAAGAAGCTGCACCTTTAGGAGATATTTTTATTACCGTTACAGGCAATAAGCACGTTATTCGCGGCGAACATTTTGATGTCATGAAAGATGGCGCAATGGTGTGTAATTCCGGTCACTTTGATATTGAAATTGACCTGAAAACCTTAGCGGCTAAAGCAACCGAAATTAAAGAAGTTCGGAACTTCACCCAAGAATATAAACTCAACAATGGTAAATCCGTTGTGGTGTTGGGAGAAGGTCGTTTAATTAACTTAGCCGCCGCCGAAGGACATCCGAGTGCGGTGATGGATATGAGTTTTGCCAACCAAGCCTTAGCTTGTGAATATTTAGTCAAAAATAAAGGCGAATTAGAAGCAGGTATTCATTCCATTCCCAAGGATGTTGATGAAGAAATTGCTCGTTTGAAACTGGTGGCAATGGGGATTAAAATTGATAGCCTCACCACCGAACAAATTGAGTATATCAATTCTTGGACATCAGGAACATAA
- the galE gene encoding UDP-glucose 4-epimerase GalE, producing the protein MAEERTSILVTGGAGYIGSHTVLALERSGYDVIILDNLVYGHQDLVERVLKTELIIGDTNDRPLLDDLFSSRKIDAVMHFSAYAYVGESVTHPDKYYRNNVIGTLTLLEAMKNAGINKFVFSSTCATYGVPDVVPIPEDHPQNPINPYGATKLMVERILSDFDVAYDFKSVRFRYFNAAGADPDGLLGEDHNPETHLIPLTLLVALGKRDSISIFGTDYPTPDGTCIRDYIHVTDLATAHILGLEYLLEGGQTDVFNLGNGKGFSVKEVIETARKITGKEIKAVECDRRPGDPPSLVGSGEKARKILGWNPQYPDIENIINHAWNWHQKRHS; encoded by the coding sequence ATGGCTGAAGAGAGAACCTCTATTTTAGTCACCGGAGGAGCAGGTTATATTGGTTCCCATACTGTTCTAGCGCTGGAACGTTCGGGTTATGATGTCATTATTCTCGATAATTTAGTTTATGGGCATCAAGATTTAGTAGAAAGGGTCTTAAAAACTGAATTAATTATTGGGGATACCAATGATCGTCCGTTGCTGGATGACTTATTTTCCAGCCGAAAAATTGATGCGGTTATGCACTTTTCAGCCTACGCTTATGTCGGAGAATCCGTAACCCACCCTGATAAATATTATCGCAATAATGTGATTGGAACCTTAACGCTGTTAGAAGCGATGAAAAACGCTGGAATTAATAAATTTGTGTTTTCTTCTACCTGCGCTACCTATGGGGTTCCTGATGTTGTTCCGATTCCTGAAGACCATCCCCAAAACCCGATTAATCCCTATGGGGCTACTAAATTAATGGTAGAACGGATTTTATCAGATTTTGATGTCGCTTATGATTTCAAATCTGTGCGATTCCGTTATTTTAATGCAGCCGGAGCAGACCCAGACGGATTATTAGGAGAAGATCATAATCCTGAAACCCATTTAATTCCTTTAACGTTATTAGTAGCATTAGGAAAACGAGACTCTATTTCTATTTTTGGAACAGACTATCCCACACCGGATGGAACTTGTATTCGGGATTATATTCATGTCACTGATTTAGCAACTGCCCATATTTTAGGGTTAGAATATTTATTAGAAGGGGGACAAACAGATGTATTTAATTTAGGAAATGGAAAGGGATTTTCCGTTAAAGAGGTGATTGAAACTGCGAGAAAAATTACAGGGAAAGAAATTAAAGCGGTTGAATGCGATCGCCGTCCTGGAGATCCACCCAGTTTAGTTGGAAGTGGAGAAAAAGCCCGCAAAATATTAGGGTGGAATCCTCAATATCCTGATATTGAAAATATTATCAACCACGCTTGGAATTGGCATCAAAAACGACACAGTTAA
- a CDS encoding SRPBCC family protein: MSFKLDLQKPPKFLTTWVAAVGLSLTLINSPLTLAEWVPSPLIASQPQGASLTGKNGQYTAQIIVNSSADTSWKVLTDYNNFYHFLPNVISSHLLKSQGNQKVFEQVYKIQAFVFNQTTRLRISATEIYPKQIDFKLVEGDLKGLQGSWKIEPISAKQVRILHQVNVEPGSTPSRTLFYNVYESSLKNTLEAIKKESERRN; encoded by the coding sequence ATGTCTTTTAAACTTGATCTCCAAAAACCTCCTAAATTTCTAACAACATGGGTTGCTGCGGTAGGTTTAAGTCTAACCTTAATTAATAGTCCTCTGACTCTAGCAGAATGGGTTCCTTCCCCCTTAATTGCTAGTCAACCTCAAGGGGCAAGTTTAACGGGAAAAAATGGACAATATACGGCTCAAATTATTGTTAATAGTTCGGCGGATACCAGTTGGAAAGTCTTAACAGATTATAATAATTTTTATCATTTTTTACCGAATGTGATTAGTAGCCATTTATTAAAGTCTCAAGGAAATCAAAAAGTCTTTGAACAGGTGTATAAAATTCAAGCCTTTGTTTTTAATCAAACCACAAGACTGCGTATATCTGCTACTGAAATTTATCCTAAACAAATTGATTTTAAACTGGTTGAAGGAGATTTGAAAGGGTTACAAGGAAGTTGGAAAATTGAACCCATTTCTGCAAAACAAGTCAGAATTCTGCATCAAGTTAATGTTGAGCCAGGTTCAACTCCAAGCCGAACTTTATTTTATAATGTTTATGAAAGTAGCTTAAAAAATACTTTAGAGGCGATAAAAAAAGAATCTGAGCGTCGTAATTAG